Genomic DNA from Prevotella intermedia ATCC 25611 = DSM 20706:
AAGACCTATTCGTTGCAAATGTTCGAAGGTGCAAAGCCTGCATTTAAGAACTACGAGGTTTATCCTGGCGATTATTCTTACAAGTATCCGAAGGCTGGTGAGGATAATTCTAAAGTGTCCGTTCACGCTTATTCGTTGGAGTCTGGCAAGACACTTACCTACAGTTTGCCACTCGATGCCGATGGTTACATTCCACGCATAAAATCTACGAAGTTTGCCGACCGCATTGTTATTTACACAATGAACCGCCATCAAGACGAGCTAAACCTCTATAAAGCAAACCCAACTACGGGCGAATGCAGCTTGCTAATCAAAGAGAAAGCCAACAAATATGTGAAGGAAGATGCGATGGGAGGTATTCTCGTGATGAACGATTACATTCTTTTCCCTTCCGACCGCGACGGTTATATGCACTTATACCTCTACACCATTGACGGAAAATTCATTCGTCAGATAGAGAAAGGCAAGTATGATGTCATCGAAGTTTACGGCTTTGACGAGAAAACAGGTGAGACTTACTTCCAAGCTGCTGCAAAGACACCGATGCAACGTGAGGTATATGTGGCTGACAAACACGGAAAAGTAACGTGTCTGACAACGAAAGAGGGCTGGAACTCTGCTGTGTTCTCTGGCGATTATAAGTACTTCCTGAACAATTGGAGCGACCGCAATACTCCTTATTCATACGCAATCTACAACAACAAGGGAAAGGTTGTGCGCGAAGTTCTCAACAACGATAAACTCATAAAGGATATGGTAAAGTACGATTTGCCTGCTCGCGACTTCTTCAAGTTTACTACTTCTGAAGGCGTTCAACTGAACGGCTGGATAGTAAAACCTAAGGACTTCGACCCTAATAAGAAGTATCCTGTCATCTTCTTCCAATACAGCGGCCCTGGCAGTCAGCAGGTTGTAGACCGTTGGGCACTTGGCTCAATGGGTGCAGGTGGTATCTACGAGGCATATCTCACGCAGCAAGGCTTCATCGTTGCTTGTGTAGATGGACGTGGAACAGGTGCCCGTGGCTCTGAATTTGAGAAATGCACCTATCTGAAGTTGGGCGATTTGGAATCGAAAGACCAAGTTGAGGCTGCCCTTTGGATAGCAAAGCAACCCTACGTTGATGCCGATAACATTGGAATATGGGGTTGGAGCTTTGGCGGTTTCAACACTTTGATGAGCTTGAGCGAAGGTCGCAACGCCTTCAAAGCGGGTGTTTCTGTTGCGCCACCTACCAATTGGCGTTGGTACGACACCGTTTATACCGAGCGATATATGCGCACACCGCAGGAAAATCCTGACGGTTACGCTGTAAATCCTATTGAACGTGCATCGAAAATGAATGCAAAACTGCTCATCTGTCACGGCATTGCCGACGACAATGTGCACATTCAGAATGCTTACGAATATTCAGAAGCATTAGTGCAAGCTGACAAAGACTTCAAAGAAAACTTCTATACGAATCGTAACCACAGTATTTTTGGTGGCAACACACGCAACCACCTCTTCCGCCAAATCACCGATTGGTTTGTTCAGAACTTGAAGTAATCTTCATCAAGCATACAGAAAAAGGATTGCACATCGTGTTTGTGCAATCCTTTTTCTGTATGTTTTTGTATTCTCCTTAATAGTGTAAGTACCCCAAATGATGGTTTGCAACTTCTGCAAAACTATTCCTCTGCAAACAGATAATCAATAAGCCATATCCTTGTTTCTGATGTCAGGATAGACTTTTTCAGAGGTTCTGATATTATTTTGGCACGTTTCCCTTTTGTGGGAAACCGTATATAGTATGATTTTTCTACGTGTATTTTAAATTATCTAAGCTTTGATAAGTATTTATCTAAGCTTAGATAATAGTTTATCAAAGCTTAGATAAATGTTTCTCACAGCTGTGATAATTCAATTTTCACGTACGTAAATAGTATTAGAATGGGTATAAATATCTTCAGAACCTGTACTTTTGTCAGTTCTTAACGCTCAGAAAGGTTTCGGAATATTATTCTTTTGCATTGGTTTTGGCTTCTTTTTAAGATGTTTTAGTGTTAAAAGACTGTTAAATTAATACTTCTTTTGAGAATTTATTATCTATATATGTATCTTTGTAAAGAAAAATAACGAAACCTAAAAAGTTGATAATTAAAACTCTAAAATCTTATGAAAGTCTATATTAAAAAGCACATTCAATGTATTTGTCTGCTGTTATTGTTTTTCGCTTTGCCTGCACAGGCGAATGATTACAAACATTCCGTTGAAGGTTCTGTTGTTGATAACATCACAGGCATGGGGGTTACAGCCAAAATAACCTTGATGACTGCCGACAGTGTTGTTATTGATACGATTACAGCGGATATAGAAGAGATGCCTTGGGATATTGGTTATCACAAGGCTTATTATGAATTTAAAGATGCTGTAACGTCGAAAGGAAAGTACATTATTAAGGCTGAGAAAGAGGGCTACGACGTTTGTTATATGAATTGTGAATTGAGAAGCACTCGCCAAGACTATATTAAGGTAAAAGAAATCCGAATGACGAAGATTGTGGAACACGAACTACAGGAAGTTACGGTTGTTGCTTCAAAGGTGAAAATGGTCATGAAAGGCGATACCATTGTCTACAATGCTAATGCTTTTAACTTAGCCGAAGGCAATATGCTCGATGCCTTAATCGCCCGCTTGCCGGGTGCAAAGTTAGAGAAAGACGGAAGGATTTATGTGAATGGGAGGTTTATTCAGAGTCTGTTGGTAAACGGACATGAATTCTTTTCCGGTAATCCTAAACTGGCTTTAGAGAACCTTCCTGCCTATACGGTGAACAAAATAAAGGTATATAACAAGGCGGGAACAAAGTCAAGGCTGATGCAACAAAGTATGGGAGATAATACTTACGTGATGGACGTCAGGTTGAAACGTGAATATGCAACGGGCTATATGGGCGATTTGGAAGCTGGAGGCGGTACACAGAAGCGTTACAAACTTCGTGGTTTCGGTATGAAGTTCTCCGATAAAGAACGTATGGGAGCCTTCTTCAATATCAATAATCTGAACGATAATCAGCGTGCTGAACTCACTGGAGAATGGGAACCGCAAGATGTGGGCAACGGTTTGCTTACAGTAAAGAACGCAGGTGTATCGTATGTACGTTTCTTGAATAATGAAAGATCGTGGGTTTCAACCGGAAACACTTGGCAACATATCAGTACAGACAACGAGTCTATTACACATACGCAGACTTATTTGCCTGAAGGAAACTCATTCTTACACAATCATAGCAAACAACTGAATAGTTCGGATAAGTGGGAAAGCATAAACCGTCTTTCTATTGATAAGACTAATTTCTCTACATCTAACTCTCTTAGTATTTCCTATCTGCGCAATAATGGGTTTGGAAGTACGAACAGCACCACTGCAAATGAAACAACAAAGCTGAATACTTTGCTATCGAGAAACAGTTTCGAGTCAAGCGATTTCAACTTTGACTTCTCGACAGGCAATTATGTTAAGTACATTACAGACTTGATACGAGGAGACTTTTCTGTAAGTTACAATCGTAATAAGCAAAAACAGTTTATGTTGAACAACGTTCAATATCTGCAGGGAGGTCAACCCAATGACCTT
This window encodes:
- a CDS encoding outer membrane beta-barrel protein codes for the protein MKVYIKKHIQCICLLLLFFALPAQANDYKHSVEGSVVDNITGMGVTAKITLMTADSVVIDTITADIEEMPWDIGYHKAYYEFKDAVTSKGKYIIKAEKEGYDVCYMNCELRSTRQDYIKVKEIRMTKIVEHELQEVTVVASKVKMVMKGDTIVYNANAFNLAEGNMLDALIARLPGAKLEKDGRIYVNGRFIQSLLVNGHEFFSGNPKLALENLPAYTVNKIKVYNKAGTKSRLMQQSMGDNTYVMDVRLKREYATGYMGDLEAGGGTQKRYKLRGFGMKFSDKERMGAFFNINNLNDNQRAELTGEWEPQDVGNGLLTVKNAGVSYVRFLNNERSWVSTGNTWQHISTDNESITHTQTYLPEGNSFLHNHSKQLNSSDKWESINRLSIDKTNFSTSNSLSISYLRNNGFGSTNSTTANETTKLNTLLSRNSFESSDFNFDFSTGNYVKYITDLIRGDFSVSYNRNKQKQFMLNNVQYLQGGQPNDLRNNYFDMPNQKLKLSAGVGYDFKIRETTLTPEYSYTYTYNKASNLLYRLDWIAGRDINQFNVLPSASNVLLSVLDNNNSYRFNEYRNEHKFNFKYFNRKIKILNSFVLLNLPLRLLNADFHYYGISEQRFSRRKLFFEPNVELNHWEEDVSWVFTAGMKSDFPSLLATADYRNDSDPLNIRLGNKDLRNLHYYDVDANITFNGENEKTISLSANYHRTDNQVAYALIFDKTTGASIIYPTSVNGNWNTKFEVEFKRALDKANKILFSNNFSTNYNHSVDMASIAGSTESQRSIVNNWEFGDELKVNCRLNDNYEFTFHTGGKYYLINSERVGFEKIKASDYNIGLNAQIVLPWELQLTTDMTMFARRGYQQSEMNTTDWIWNVQLARTFLKGHLTAKLQGFDLLQQLSNTRYVINSQGRTESWNNSIPRYVMLSLAWKFNINPKKK
- a CDS encoding S9 family peptidase; the encoded protein is MKKILLMCAALLATSIHTFAGEPLKLEEMTKNTFAAKTISGINPLKGTSDYAQISADRKKIVTYSFVTGKETGVLFDVNKVNGAKLKEIESYEISDDGQFILIQTGTKRIYRRSFTADFYLYNVKSKSLKKLSEGGPQQIPTFSPNGKYIAFVRSNNIFVTDGATEKQITTDGKFNEIINGLPDWVNEEEFGFSNALAWGADSKTLSWIRYDESKVKTYSLQMFEGAKPAFKNYEVYPGDYSYKYPKAGEDNSKVSVHAYSLESGKTLTYSLPLDADGYIPRIKSTKFADRIVIYTMNRHQDELNLYKANPTTGECSLLIKEKANKYVKEDAMGGILVMNDYILFPSDRDGYMHLYLYTIDGKFIRQIEKGKYDVIEVYGFDEKTGETYFQAAAKTPMQREVYVADKHGKVTCLTTKEGWNSAVFSGDYKYFLNNWSDRNTPYSYAIYNNKGKVVREVLNNDKLIKDMVKYDLPARDFFKFTTSEGVQLNGWIVKPKDFDPNKKYPVIFFQYSGPGSQQVVDRWALGSMGAGGIYEAYLTQQGFIVACVDGRGTGARGSEFEKCTYLKLGDLESKDQVEAALWIAKQPYVDADNIGIWGWSFGGFNTLMSLSEGRNAFKAGVSVAPPTNWRWYDTVYTERYMRTPQENPDGYAVNPIERASKMNAKLLICHGIADDNVHIQNAYEYSEALVQADKDFKENFYTNRNHSIFGGNTRNHLFRQITDWFVQNLK